In Asanoa sp. WMMD1127, one genomic interval encodes:
- a CDS encoding FtsX-like permease family protein: MFGVVRGALRARRAQAATVLVLTGLAVGVAAAAPWYVRAAERSVAVADVAGAGSSELVVRVSGRVEGALAPGGRVRPGAEVVSDVKDGAGPVVTVPGAGTTVSLRESGTIASELARVNLRLAYRDDMCAHLDIDGACPAAKGEVLFSRRTAQALQVKAGDKVDFVLSSQPPVAFTVTGTYQLRDPLGHYWALTDFGGSSALDPGADGPGDPAFVADDTIAALPIKEILADYHLRIPPRLFLDDLSALRAELADAGRDSGAWRVATDAGVLATRIERERQLVGLGVGVAAVQLLVLCWFGLFFAVRHTAEQRRPDIGLLKLRGAARWRLWHLAIAQSAVPMLVGAVAGAGLGLGGARLAAGQVPEPRSAALFSGIAALAALGGALLAAVAADAGGMRAAVTDLLRHVPSRRRGWRAEVVDLVIVLVAAAGLYQSYVTAVEAGATTGLALLAPALIAVVLALAAARLLTPLAGRVGRRALRAGRVSGALGAIQLARRPGTHRVFALLVIAVALLATAVGGWSAADDSRVERARHELGADRVLTVQARSRAQLVAAVRAADPTGRQAMAVVRSVNGPATVLLAVDSARFAAVADWQPVYGDPPSAALLHPPAPASLSTMDGELTLEADAKMLPAPVAPLAPGDETGGVAGGTAAPDPIFLLAYLETEAGDQVTVRFGPLRDERASYPATLSGCGAGCRLLGLEPVTRNFAGRSVVPEPGATVTVFGLTGAGGAVIPPAVLGDVARWRASVGDTTTGPNLTAAGGALTITAIRAAREADQATRVYTVDAPAPLPVVTTDNVVPVAEGDPRLPVFGGDLVPVRTVGTVDRLPTAGRFGYLMDLEYADRIAENPGASDVPQVWLTADAGADIVERLRAGGLTVISDETTAGVTDRFDREAPPAALRFQLVAALAGLLLTAGAFIVVAAVERPERAAELAALRAQGLPPRVVRQVAWGGYAGLAGAAILLGLAASALAQAVTRRPIPLFVDGWSVLPVAVGPQVVPLLLALVGGLLVVGTAGAAAAALLVRAVRGEESA; encoded by the coding sequence ATGTTCGGAGTCGTTCGAGGTGCGCTGCGGGCCCGCCGCGCACAGGCCGCCACGGTGCTCGTGCTCACCGGCCTCGCCGTCGGCGTCGCGGCCGCCGCGCCCTGGTACGTCCGCGCCGCCGAGCGCTCGGTGGCCGTCGCCGACGTCGCCGGCGCCGGGTCGTCTGAGCTGGTCGTCCGCGTCTCCGGCCGGGTCGAGGGTGCGCTGGCGCCGGGCGGCCGGGTCCGCCCCGGCGCCGAGGTCGTCTCCGACGTCAAGGACGGCGCCGGGCCGGTGGTCACCGTGCCGGGCGCCGGCACGACCGTCTCGCTGCGTGAGTCCGGCACCATCGCGTCCGAGCTGGCCCGGGTCAACCTGCGGCTGGCGTACCGCGACGACATGTGCGCGCACCTGGACATCGACGGCGCCTGTCCGGCGGCCAAGGGCGAGGTGCTGTTCAGCCGGCGCACCGCCCAGGCGCTGCAGGTGAAGGCCGGCGACAAGGTCGACTTCGTGCTCTCTTCGCAGCCGCCCGTCGCGTTCACCGTCACCGGCACCTACCAGCTTCGCGACCCGCTCGGCCACTACTGGGCGCTGACCGACTTCGGCGGCTCCTCCGCGCTGGACCCGGGCGCCGACGGCCCCGGCGACCCGGCGTTCGTCGCCGACGACACGATCGCCGCGTTGCCGATCAAGGAGATCCTGGCCGACTACCACCTGCGGATCCCACCCCGCCTCTTCCTCGACGACCTCAGCGCGCTGCGCGCCGAACTGGCGGATGCCGGTCGCGACAGCGGGGCGTGGCGGGTCGCCACCGACGCCGGCGTCCTGGCCACCCGGATCGAGCGCGAACGCCAGCTGGTCGGGCTCGGTGTCGGCGTCGCCGCCGTCCAGCTGCTGGTGCTCTGCTGGTTCGGGCTGTTCTTCGCGGTGCGGCACACGGCCGAGCAGCGCCGGCCCGACATCGGCCTGCTGAAGCTGCGCGGCGCCGCGCGCTGGCGGCTCTGGCACCTGGCGATCGCCCAGAGCGCCGTGCCGATGCTGGTCGGCGCGGTGGCCGGCGCGGGGCTCGGCCTGGGCGGGGCGCGGTTGGCCGCCGGTCAGGTGCCGGAACCCCGGTCGGCGGCGCTGTTCTCCGGCATCGCCGCGCTCGCCGCGCTGGGCGGCGCGCTGCTGGCCGCGGTAGCGGCCGACGCGGGCGGCATGCGAGCGGCGGTGACCGACCTGCTCCGGCACGTCCCGTCCCGGCGGCGGGGCTGGCGGGCCGAGGTCGTCGACCTGGTCATCGTGCTGGTGGCCGCGGCCGGGCTCTACCAGAGCTACGTGACCGCGGTCGAGGCCGGCGCCACCACCGGGCTCGCCCTGCTCGCGCCGGCACTGATCGCGGTGGTGCTTGCGCTGGCCGCCGCCCGCCTGCTCACCCCGCTGGCCGGGCGGGTCGGCCGGCGGGCGTTGCGAGCGGGTCGGGTGTCGGGCGCGCTCGGCGCTATCCAGCTCGCCCGCCGCCCTGGCACCCATCGCGTCTTCGCCCTGCTGGTCATCGCCGTGGCCCTGCTCGCCACCGCGGTCGGCGGCTGGAGCGCCGCGGACGACAGCCGGGTCGAGCGGGCCCGCCACGAGCTCGGCGCCGACCGCGTGCTCACCGTGCAGGCGCGCAGCCGCGCCCAGCTGGTCGCCGCGGTGCGGGCCGCCGACCCCACTGGCCGGCAGGCGATGGCGGTGGTCCGCAGCGTCAACGGGCCGGCCACGGTGCTGCTCGCCGTCGACTCCGCGCGCTTCGCGGCGGTGGCCGACTGGCAACCGGTGTACGGCGATCCGCCCAGCGCCGCGCTGCTCCACCCGCCGGCCCCCGCCTCACTGTCCACGATGGACGGCGAGCTGACCCTGGAGGCCGACGCCAAGATGCTGCCGGCGCCGGTGGCTCCGCTCGCACCGGGCGACGAGACCGGCGGCGTCGCGGGCGGAACGGCTGCGCCCGACCCCATATTCCTGCTGGCGTACCTCGAGACCGAGGCCGGTGACCAGGTCACCGTGCGGTTCGGCCCCCTGCGCGACGAACGCGCCAGCTACCCGGCGACGCTGTCCGGCTGCGGCGCCGGCTGCCGGTTGCTCGGCCTCGAACCGGTGACCCGCAACTTCGCCGGCCGGTCGGTCGTGCCGGAGCCGGGTGCGACGGTGACCGTCTTCGGCCTCACCGGCGCGGGCGGCGCGGTCATCCCGCCCGCCGTGCTCGGCGACGTCGCGCGGTGGCGGGCCAGCGTCGGCGATACGACGACCGGCCCCAACCTCACCGCCGCCGGCGGCGCGCTGACGATCACCGCGATCCGCGCGGCGCGGGAGGCCGACCAGGCAACCCGGGTCTACACCGTCGACGCCCCGGCGCCGCTGCCGGTGGTGACCACCGACAACGTCGTGCCCGTGGCGGAGGGGGATCCCCGACTGCCCGTCTTCGGCGGCGACCTCGTCCCGGTGCGCACCGTCGGCACGGTCGACCGGCTGCCGACCGCCGGCCGGTTCGGCTACCTGATGGACCTCGAGTACGCGGACCGGATCGCCGAGAACCCCGGCGCCAGCGACGTGCCGCAGGTCTGGCTGACCGCCGACGCCGGCGCCGACATCGTCGAGCGGCTGCGGGCCGGCGGGCTGACCGTGATCTCCGACGAGACCACCGCCGGCGTGACCGACCGGTTCGACCGCGAGGCGCCGCCGGCCGCGCTGCGCTTCCAGCTGGTCGCCGCGCTGGCCGGGCTCCTGCTGACCGCGGGCGCGTTCATCGTCGTCGCGGCCGTCGAACGGCCCGAGCGGGCGGCCGAGCTGGCCGCGCTGCGGGCCCAGGGGCTGCCGCCGCGGGTGGTCCGACAGGTCGCCTGGGGCGGCTACGCCGGACTCGCCGGCGCCGCCATCCTGCTGGGCCTGGCCGCCAGCGCGCTGGCGCAGGCGGTGACCCGGCGCCCGATCCCGCTGTTCGTCGACGGCTGGAGCGTGTTGCCCGTGGCCGTGGGTCCACAGGTGGTGCCGCTTCTGCTGGCCCTGGTCGGCGGCCTGCTGGTCGTCGGCACGGCCGGCGCGGCCGCCGCCGCCCTGCTGGTCCGGGCCGTCCGCGGCGAGGAGTCCGCGTGA
- a CDS encoding FtsX-like permease family protein: protein MIALVTLMLTARRVQAALVVLLSALATAAAVAGPVYMDAVDRAAAVAEVANTPPAERTVAVRAGIDSTQRDRFDALANDVAALPGFQTVTSAVMPVLGLEPAAGEISWFTYRDGVCQHVEMVAGRCLMAGGEVVVGEATARRLGVQPGRSVSLAWATYDEISRTWVVSGRPAPTTIVGVYRPRDPAEPYWGRTGYFAPTAPEEPVFTARPSVDALEHESDNRSIEAIPGPGAFDADRLPALATALDELSEELGSDDETARFAALTDELPKFFERVRRSDALTRELVPLAGLPLIGLCWLVIFVAVAGATAARRHEQALIALRGAPRVGRFWLAAGESVIAIAVGAPIGYVAGTLATRAVADARFGPIPVFDLSPPPGALLAAFVAVAGAVLVGLLALRRDLASPVVDLLRRVPPRGAAWRTLAVDAGAVVLAVVAAVQLRAFDGQLVGLGLLVPGLIGLAVAVLAGRLLVPLAARLGRRAVHRGRLGLALGALQVARRPGSQRLFVLLAVAVAVLGFAATAVDVADRARADRAAVETGADRTVVVAPTDSGALRAAVRAVDPDGRFAMAVGVRRVVEGPPVLFADTAALPAVAAWRPEYGGSPEQIAAALRPPADEPIVVKGVELALTVDYAQPSATGTELRLTALLRPLAGGAPVRAGSAEITPGRQTWTMASQSCVDGCRLTGIEAVYSASGGEVAEVSIVSLGVRAELTGPYTPVVPAFTLDQWRASDDAKLTAEDGGVHVVVPGAVIQPRPTVLMPAGTPGDVPVLSGGAPPKSGEAEGVDGNVVAIRPVAEGRALPRIGTGLLMDLGYAERVATGSTDLTTAEVWLGRAAPADVEQQLTKQGLVVVGRDSAAAAADRLDGRGPALAVWFHLLAGGVAVVLAACGMWLMAAVDRRRTLDDLVALRRQGLAARTGGRWVLWAYLPVAVAAVVTGLVAAVIAWAVVGHYVPYFVDDDFALAPPTWPRPLSIALPAVAVALLFTSVAVGLRRALRVRD, encoded by the coding sequence GTGATCGCCCTCGTCACCCTCATGCTCACCGCCCGCCGGGTCCAGGCAGCGCTCGTCGTGCTGCTGAGCGCGCTGGCCACGGCGGCCGCGGTGGCCGGGCCGGTCTACATGGACGCGGTCGACCGGGCTGCCGCCGTCGCCGAGGTGGCCAACACGCCGCCGGCGGAGCGGACGGTCGCGGTCCGGGCCGGCATCGACAGCACCCAGCGCGACCGGTTCGACGCGCTCGCCAACGACGTGGCAGCGCTTCCGGGGTTCCAGACCGTGACCAGCGCCGTCATGCCAGTGCTCGGACTGGAGCCCGCGGCGGGCGAGATCTCCTGGTTCACCTACCGCGACGGCGTCTGCCAGCACGTCGAGATGGTCGCGGGGCGGTGCCTGATGGCCGGCGGCGAAGTGGTGGTCGGCGAGGCGACCGCGCGCCGGCTCGGCGTGCAGCCCGGGCGTTCGGTGTCGCTGGCCTGGGCCACCTACGACGAGATCAGCCGGACCTGGGTGGTCAGCGGGCGGCCGGCCCCGACCACGATCGTCGGCGTCTACCGCCCGCGCGACCCGGCTGAGCCGTACTGGGGTCGGACCGGCTACTTCGCGCCCACGGCGCCGGAAGAGCCGGTCTTCACCGCCCGCCCGTCCGTCGACGCGCTGGAGCACGAGTCCGACAACCGCAGCATCGAGGCCATCCCGGGGCCGGGCGCGTTCGACGCCGACCGGTTGCCGGCGCTGGCGACCGCCCTCGACGAGCTGAGCGAGGAGCTGGGCAGCGACGACGAGACCGCCCGGTTCGCCGCGCTCACCGACGAGCTGCCCAAGTTCTTCGAACGCGTACGCCGCTCCGACGCGCTCACCCGCGAGCTGGTCCCGCTGGCCGGGCTGCCGCTGATCGGCCTGTGCTGGCTGGTCATCTTCGTCGCGGTGGCCGGGGCGACCGCCGCCCGCCGGCACGAGCAGGCGCTGATCGCCCTGCGCGGCGCGCCCCGGGTCGGCCGCTTCTGGCTGGCGGCGGGGGAGAGCGTGATCGCGATCGCGGTCGGCGCGCCGATCGGCTACGTCGCCGGCACGCTGGCCACCCGGGCCGTGGCCGACGCACGGTTCGGGCCGATCCCCGTCTTCGACCTGTCGCCGCCGCCCGGCGCGCTGCTCGCGGCCTTCGTCGCGGTGGCCGGCGCGGTGCTGGTCGGCCTGCTGGCGCTGCGCCGCGACCTGGCCAGCCCGGTGGTCGACCTGCTGCGCCGGGTGCCGCCGCGGGGCGCCGCCTGGCGAACCCTGGCGGTCGACGCGGGCGCGGTCGTGCTCGCGGTGGTGGCCGCGGTGCAGCTGCGGGCCTTCGACGGCCAGCTCGTCGGCCTCGGCCTGCTCGTGCCCGGCCTGATCGGCCTGGCGGTGGCGGTGCTCGCCGGCCGCCTGCTGGTGCCGCTGGCCGCCCGGCTCGGCCGCCGGGCCGTCCACCGCGGCCGGCTCGGGCTCGCCCTGGGCGCCCTGCAGGTGGCCCGTCGGCCCGGCAGCCAGCGGTTGTTCGTGCTGCTGGCCGTCGCGGTCGCCGTGCTCGGCTTCGCGGCCACCGCGGTCGACGTCGCCGACCGCGCGCGGGCCGACCGGGCCGCCGTGGAGACCGGCGCGGACCGCACCGTCGTCGTCGCCCCGACCGACTCCGGCGCGCTGCGGGCGGCGGTGCGCGCGGTCGACCCGGACGGGCGGTTCGCGATGGCGGTCGGCGTGCGGCGCGTCGTCGAAGGACCGCCGGTGCTGTTCGCCGACACCGCCGCCCTGCCGGCCGTCGCGGCCTGGCGCCCCGAGTACGGCGGCTCTCCGGAGCAGATCGCGGCCGCCCTGCGCCCGCCGGCCGACGAGCCGATCGTGGTCAAGGGCGTCGAGCTGGCGTTGACCGTCGACTACGCGCAGCCGTCGGCGACCGGGACCGAGCTGCGGCTCACCGCGCTGCTGCGGCCGCTGGCCGGCGGGGCGCCGGTGCGGGCCGGCAGCGCCGAGATCACCCCCGGCCGGCAGACCTGGACGATGGCCAGCCAGTCCTGTGTCGACGGCTGCCGGCTCACCGGAATCGAGGCGGTCTACTCCGCGTCCGGTGGCGAGGTGGCCGAGGTCTCGATCGTCTCGCTGGGGGTCCGGGCCGAGCTGACCGGGCCGTACACCCCGGTCGTGCCGGCCTTCACCCTCGACCAGTGGCGGGCCTCCGACGACGCGAAGCTGACCGCGGAGGACGGCGGCGTCCACGTGGTCGTGCCCGGCGCGGTGATCCAGCCGCGGCCGACGGTGCTGATGCCGGCGGGCACCCCGGGCGACGTGCCGGTGCTCAGCGGCGGGGCGCCACCGAAGTCCGGCGAGGCCGAGGGCGTCGACGGCAACGTGGTCGCGATCCGGCCGGTCGCCGAGGGCCGGGCCCTGCCCCGGATCGGCACGGGACTCCTCATGGATCTGGGGTACGCCGAGCGCGTGGCAACCGGAAGCACCGACCTGACGACGGCCGAGGTGTGGCTGGGCCGCGCGGCGCCGGCCGATGTCGAGCAGCAGTTGACGAAGCAGGGCCTGGTGGTGGTCGGCCGCGACTCGGCGGCAGCCGCCGCGGACCGGCTCGACGGTCGTGGTCCGGCGCTGGCCGTCTGGTTCCACCTGCTGGCGGGCGGGGTCGCCGTGGTGCTCGCGGCGTGCGGCATGTGGCTGATGGCCGCCGTCGACCGCCGGCGCACGCTCGACGACCTGGTCGCTCTGCGGCGGCAGGGACTCGCGGCGCGTACCGGGGGACGCTGGGTCCTCTGGGCCTATCTGCCGGTCGCCGTCGCGGCCGTGGTCACCGGTTTGGTGGCGGCCGTCATCGCCTGGGCGGTGGTCGGCCACTATGTCCCGTATTTCGTCGATGACGACTTCGCGCTCGCGCCCCCGACCTGGCCACGGCCCCTCTCGATCGCCCTTCCGGCGGTCGCGGTGGCCCTGCTGTTCACCTCCGTGGCGGTCGGTCTGCGTCGCGCGCTCCGCGTGCGAGACTAG
- a CDS encoding tetratricopeptide repeat protein, with amino-acid sequence MSEPRTSPSIFTRGAVDLGALRPAASPSPAPSAGPPAGGSAPGGAAAPGGAPGSVAIIDVTEATFQSEVLERSLTTPVVIDFWAEWCEPCKQLSPVLEKLAVEGGGAWVLARVDVDANQRLAQMFRVQGIPMVFAVVGGQPVDAFSGVVPEAQLRQWIGAVLKAGGVEVETPADPRLESADDALMVGDLDAAEAAYKKILFESPADAAAEAGLAQVSLYRRVQGIDAAKALTDASAAPSDIPAQLLAADVEVLSGEAERAYKRLIDLIRRSVGDDKETVRKHLVTLFTIAGPDDPAVSAARRALASALY; translated from the coding sequence ATGAGCGAACCACGGACCTCTCCGTCGATCTTCACCCGCGGTGCGGTCGATCTCGGCGCCCTCCGGCCGGCCGCGTCGCCCTCTCCTGCTCCCAGTGCCGGCCCACCCGCTGGTGGTTCCGCCCCCGGCGGCGCTGCCGCCCCCGGTGGCGCGCCTGGCTCCGTCGCGATCATCGACGTCACCGAGGCGACCTTCCAGTCCGAGGTGCTCGAGCGCTCGCTGACCACGCCCGTCGTCATCGACTTCTGGGCCGAGTGGTGCGAGCCGTGCAAGCAGCTGTCCCCGGTCCTGGAGAAGCTGGCCGTCGAGGGCGGCGGCGCGTGGGTGCTCGCCCGCGTCGACGTCGACGCCAACCAGCGCCTCGCCCAGATGTTCCGGGTGCAGGGCATCCCGATGGTCTTCGCCGTCGTCGGCGGCCAGCCGGTCGACGCGTTCTCCGGTGTGGTGCCCGAGGCCCAGCTCCGGCAGTGGATCGGCGCGGTGCTCAAGGCCGGCGGCGTCGAGGTGGAGACCCCGGCCGACCCGCGGCTCGAGTCCGCCGACGACGCGCTGATGGTCGGCGACCTCGACGCGGCCGAGGCGGCCTACAAGAAGATCCTGTTCGAGTCACCGGCCGACGCGGCCGCCGAGGCGGGGCTCGCCCAGGTCAGCCTCTACCGGCGGGTGCAGGGCATCGACGCGGCCAAGGCGCTCACCGACGCGTCCGCGGCCCCGTCCGACATCCCGGCGCAGCTGCTGGCGGCCGACGTCGAGGTGCTCAGCGGCGAGGCCGAGCGGGCCTACAAGCGCCTGATCGACCTCATCCGGCGCAGCGTCGGCGACGACAAGGAGACGGTCCGCAAGCACCTGGTGACGCTGTTCACGATCGCGGGTCCCGACGACCCGGCGGTCTCGGCGGCCCGCCGGGCCCTGGCCAGCGCGCTGTACTGA
- a CDS encoding arginase family protein, translating to MSAVRRIALLDAPSNLGLRPPTPTSTPGCAKAPGALRDHGLLGRLVARDAGCLTAPRYDAGDWRPGDGVAHAEAIAAYSVALAGRIGAIIDASEFPVVLGGDCSVLLGSALAMHRLGEAVGGRIGLVYVDGHSDFRHPGNASYVGAAAGEGLALATGRGQADLAAIEGRRPYFRDVDVVVMGIRAQDEYRLDLQAAGIMTRPVPALRAEGAARSAQWARDQLADCAGYWVHIDVDVLDPAVMPAVDAPDPGGIAFAELELLIAGLVDTPHCLGIELTVFDPDYDPDGAYAAEITSALVAGLAPIRAAASAREASPLAFTQRRRPAPDADRFQPPVKGDGLGEVEPAADAGPVAPAAAPEEPAEPAPSAEPASSVEPARSVEPAPSAAAGGEPDPVEEPASGKRPTIGRQRRSAFDVISGDADNGRKRRSAADILAAPLGSDASGPGRLRRRPDDDTVTTDPRPGGLRRSTATDDDAASTEPRPGGLRRRPAPDDGDAVSTDVRPGGLRRRGSATDEPSTADEG from the coding sequence GTGAGCGCCGTGCGCCGGATAGCGCTCCTGGACGCGCCGTCGAACCTGGGCCTGCGACCGCCCACGCCGACGTCGACTCCGGGCTGCGCCAAGGCGCCCGGCGCCCTCCGCGACCACGGCCTGCTCGGCCGGCTGGTGGCCCGCGACGCGGGCTGTCTCACGGCGCCGCGGTACGACGCCGGCGACTGGCGCCCCGGTGACGGTGTCGCCCACGCCGAGGCGATCGCCGCGTACTCGGTGGCCCTCGCCGGCCGCATCGGCGCCATCATCGACGCTTCGGAGTTCCCCGTCGTCCTCGGCGGGGACTGCTCCGTGCTGCTCGGCTCGGCGCTGGCCATGCACCGCCTGGGTGAGGCGGTCGGCGGCCGCATCGGGCTGGTCTACGTCGACGGCCACTCCGACTTCCGGCATCCCGGCAACGCGTCCTACGTCGGCGCGGCGGCCGGCGAGGGGCTCGCCCTGGCGACCGGCCGGGGTCAGGCCGACCTGGCCGCGATCGAGGGCCGAAGACCGTACTTCCGTGACGTCGACGTGGTGGTCATGGGCATCCGCGCCCAGGACGAGTACCGGCTCGACCTGCAGGCGGCCGGCATCATGACCCGCCCGGTCCCGGCGCTGCGCGCGGAAGGCGCCGCCCGGTCGGCGCAGTGGGCCCGCGACCAGCTCGCCGACTGCGCCGGCTACTGGGTGCACATCGATGTCGACGTGCTCGACCCCGCGGTCATGCCCGCGGTCGACGCCCCGGACCCGGGCGGGATCGCCTTCGCGGAGCTGGAGCTGCTGATCGCCGGCCTGGTCGACACGCCGCACTGCCTCGGCATCGAGCTGACGGTCTTCGACCCGGACTACGACCCCGACGGCGCGTACGCGGCCGAGATCACCTCGGCGTTGGTGGCCGGACTGGCCCCGATCCGCGCGGCCGCGTCGGCGCGCGAGGCGTCGCCGCTCGCCTTCACCCAACGCCGCCGGCCGGCCCCGGACGCGGATCGCTTCCAGCCGCCGGTCAAGGGTGACGGCCTGGGCGAGGTCGAGCCGGCGGCGGACGCCGGCCCGGTTGCGCCTGCGGCGGCGCCGGAAGAGCCGGCCGAGCCCGCTCCGTCGGCCGAGCCCGCTTCTTCGGTCGAGCCCGCTCGGTCGGTCGAGCCCGCTCCGTCGGCCGCGGCCGGTGGGGAGCCGGATCCCGTCGAGGAGCCGGCTTCCGGCAAACGGCCCACGATCGGCCGGCAGCGCCGGTCGGCCTTCGACGTCATCAGCGGCGACGCCGACAACGGCCGCAAGCGTCGTTCGGCGGCCGACATCCTGGCCGCGCCGCTCGGCAGCGACGCCAGCGGCCCCGGCCGCCTCCGCCGCCGCCCCGACGACGACACCGTCACGACGGACCCGCGTCCCGGCGGGCTGCGCCGCTCGACGGCGACCGACGACGACGCCGCCTCGACCGAGCCCCGGCCCGGCGGCCTGCGTCGCCGGCCCGCCCCGGACGACGGCGACGCGGTGTCGACCGACGTGCGCCCCGGCGGCCTGCGCCGGCGTGGCTCCGCCACCGACGAGCCCTCGACGGCGGACGAGGGCTGA
- a CDS encoding alpha/beta hydrolase encodes MFEGFTDERIDVGEVELRVRHGGSGFPVLLVHGHPRTGATWHRVAPRLVAQGFTVVCPDMRGYGRSGKAAIRDDHGQQSKRAVAGDLVRLMRALGHDRFAAVGHDRGCYVVLRMALDHPDAVSRLVVMDGVPISEALARCDAAFARDWYHWFFFAQPDKPERAIMADPDAWYSAARPESMGAENYSELRAAIHDPATVRAMLEDYRAGLGIDREHEEADRRAGRTVRCPTLFLWSSRDDMEDLYGDPLAVWAPWVDDLRGARIDSGHHQAEENPEALAAALAEFLG; translated from the coding sequence ATGTTCGAGGGGTTCACGGACGAGCGGATCGACGTCGGCGAGGTCGAGCTGCGGGTGCGGCACGGTGGCTCGGGGTTCCCCGTGCTGCTGGTGCACGGCCACCCGCGGACCGGCGCGACCTGGCACCGCGTCGCGCCTCGGCTCGTCGCGCAAGGCTTCACCGTCGTGTGTCCGGACATGCGCGGCTACGGGCGGTCCGGCAAAGCCGCCATCCGCGACGACCACGGGCAGCAGTCCAAGCGCGCGGTGGCGGGCGACCTCGTGCGGCTGATGCGGGCCCTGGGGCACGACCGGTTCGCGGCGGTGGGGCACGATCGCGGCTGCTACGTGGTGCTGCGGATGGCGCTCGACCATCCCGACGCGGTCAGCCGCCTCGTGGTGATGGACGGCGTGCCGATCAGCGAAGCCCTCGCCCGGTGTGACGCGGCGTTCGCCCGGGACTGGTACCACTGGTTCTTCTTCGCCCAGCCCGACAAGCCGGAGCGGGCCATCATGGCCGACCCGGACGCCTGGTACAGCGCTGCCCGGCCCGAATCGATGGGCGCCGAGAACTACTCGGAGCTGCGGGCCGCCATCCACGACCCGGCTACGGTGCGGGCGATGCTGGAGGACTACCGGGCCGGGCTGGGCATCGACCGGGAGCACGAGGAGGCCGACCGGCGCGCCGGGCGTACGGTCCGGTGCCCGACGTTGTTCCTGTGGTCGTCGCGGGACGACATGGAGGACCTCTACGGCGACCCGCTGGCCGTCTGGGCGCCGTGGGTCGACGACCTTCGTGGCGCCCGCATCGACTCCGGCCACCACCAAGCCGAGGAGAACCCGGAGGCCCTGGCCGCCGCTCTGGCCGAGTTCCTGGGCTGA
- a CDS encoding MarR family transcriptional regulator, whose translation MTLDWAVHHLAVAIAELDTAIARRMGLTSGDYLALKHLATAAPPIGPVELGRLLGITSGAATGLVDRLERAGYVRRGPHPDDRRRQVVSTTAKAEGGMLRELRPLADDIDRVAADLDAEQRRLVTDVLARLTETHRDHARHPPRTPAGKPPRTPAGQPPRTPAGQPPRTPAGQPPRTPAGRPPRTPGSAG comes from the coding sequence GTGACCCTCGACTGGGCCGTGCACCACCTGGCCGTCGCGATCGCCGAGCTCGACACGGCCATCGCCCGGCGGATGGGGCTGACCTCCGGTGACTACCTGGCGCTGAAGCACCTCGCGACCGCGGCGCCGCCGATCGGACCGGTCGAGCTCGGTCGCCTGCTCGGCATCACCTCCGGCGCCGCCACGGGGCTGGTCGACCGCCTGGAACGGGCCGGCTACGTCCGCCGCGGGCCGCACCCCGACGACCGGCGGCGCCAGGTCGTCAGCACCACGGCCAAGGCCGAGGGCGGCATGCTGCGCGAGCTGCGGCCACTGGCCGACGACATCGACCGGGTCGCCGCCGACCTCGACGCCGAACAGCGGCGGCTCGTCACCGACGTCCTGGCCCGGCTGACCGAAACCCACCGCGACCACGCCCGGCACCCGCCGCGGACGCCGGCCGGGAAACCGCCGCGGACACCGGCCGGGCAGCCGCCGCGGACACCGGCCGGGCAGCCGCCGCGGACACCGGCCGGGCAGCCGCCGCGGACGCCGGCCGGGCGTCCGCCGCGAACGCCCGGCTCAGCTGGCTGA